The proteins below are encoded in one region of bacterium:
- a CDS encoding class I SAM-dependent methyltransferase, whose protein sequence is MASSLRDSLSYTTRASCRVCGAAAFLDVLSLGELFVSNFIDAGLSGTRAPLELVLCARERGGCGLVQLRHSVDQDALYRAYWYRSGTNVSMRSELAAIARRAEEIAVPQRGDIVLDIGANDGTLLRSYRARGVIRAGFEPARNLRVDAEVGGASIISDFFNTRSFFARFPARRAKVVTAIAMFYDLEDPNAFVADLASVLAPDGLAIIQMSYLPLMLSQNAFDNICHEHLEYYALGSLEFLLARHGLEIFDVELNEVNGGSFRTYVRHRGARAPYTTDGHERVAALRIDEVLLALETPAPYLAFASRVERVRAELVSFLAREVAAGKQIYVYGASTKGNTLLQYFDLDTRLIRGAAERNQLKWGLRTVGTDIPIISEVEARSENPDYFLALPWHFMPEFLERERTFLERGGKFIVPLPEFRVVGLDEIRNTNIEIRNNIEIKMFQCPKHERRVLSV, encoded by the coding sequence ATGGCTTCTTCCCTGCGAGATTCGTTGTCCTATACAACGCGCGCGTCATGTCGCGTATGCGGCGCGGCGGCATTCCTCGATGTGCTCTCACTCGGGGAGTTGTTTGTTTCTAATTTTATTGACGCAGGCCTCTCGGGTACGCGCGCGCCGCTTGAGCTCGTACTCTGTGCGAGAGAGCGGGGCGGCTGCGGACTCGTGCAACTTCGGCACAGCGTGGATCAGGATGCGCTCTACCGCGCGTATTGGTACCGCTCCGGCACAAATGTGAGCATGCGTAGCGAGCTTGCCGCGATTGCTCGGAGGGCAGAAGAGATCGCGGTGCCCCAGCGCGGTGATATCGTGCTCGACATCGGCGCCAACGACGGCACACTCCTTCGGAGTTACCGAGCGCGCGGCGTCATCCGCGCGGGCTTTGAGCCCGCGCGGAATTTGCGCGTGGATGCCGAGGTCGGCGGCGCGAGCATCATCAGCGATTTTTTTAACACACGATCATTTTTTGCGCGTTTCCCGGCGCGGCGCGCAAAAGTCGTAACCGCGATCGCGATGTTCTATGACCTTGAGGATCCGAACGCCTTTGTTGCCGATCTTGCCTCGGTTCTCGCGCCGGATGGACTCGCGATTATTCAGATGAGCTACTTGCCGCTCATGCTCTCACAGAATGCATTCGATAACATTTGTCATGAGCACCTTGAGTATTATGCGCTCGGGTCGCTCGAATTCCTTCTCGCACGGCATGGTCTCGAGATATTTGACGTTGAACTTAACGAGGTCAATGGCGGCAGTTTTCGCACCTATGTGCGTCATCGTGGAGCGCGGGCTCCTTACACGACGGACGGGCACGAGCGCGTTGCGGCGCTCCGGATTGATGAGGTTCTGCTCGCTCTCGAGACGCCCGCACCGTATCTCGCCTTTGCTTCGCGCGTGGAGCGTGTCAGGGCTGAGCTCGTCAGCTTCCTCGCGCGCGAGGTTGCGGCAGGAAAGCAAATTTATGTCTATGGCGCTTCAACGAAGGGGAATACGTTACTTCAGTATTTCGACCTCGACACACGCCTCATTAGAGGAGCGGCCGAGCGCAACCAACTGAAATGGGGCTTACGCACCGTCGGGACGGACATCCCTATAATTTCCGAGGTTGAAGCGCGCTCCGAGAATCCTGACTACTTTCTCGCTCTGCCGTGGCATTTCATGCCCGAGTTTCTTGAGCGCGAACGTACATTCCTCGAACGTGGGGGGAAGTTTATTGTGCCTCTCCCGGAGTTCCGCGTGGTCGGGCTTGACGAAATTCGAAATACGAATATCGAAATCCGAAACAATATCGAAATCAAAATGTTCCAATGTCCGAAACACGAGCGTCGTGTTTTGAGCGTTTGA